A genomic segment from Triticum dicoccoides isolate Atlit2015 ecotype Zavitan chromosome 1A, WEW_v2.0, whole genome shotgun sequence encodes:
- the LOC119332126 gene encoding acyl transferase 15-like, with protein sequence MSVVVISKSPPVLITPSEAIVTGEHINLSSYDEMFGGRSVTVFFIFESPIQDPMGTIKRGLSQTLVHYYPIAGRLAAGDTAGEFVIKCTGEGVSFVAASANCAIKDVPEFCDSSLQEELAIFHAAEGFSNTEPLVLMQVTVFTCGGFVMGVTWNHAVGDGTGMAQFMQAIGELARGLPSPSVIPVRSKNSLVLDLPPFSTNFVQFLGMLQPSPMVFLDITVPSSLVNRIKSTYTMNYHRPCTVFEAVAAVLWQCRTRAIMSDPSALAVLTFPANARKHAVAREGFYGNCVTAQLVTATSGAVANGDLMELVKMIQHAKDRVPGQSKIDELRQLDGYNLFFMSCWRNLGMEAIDFGFGPPARLMEYTKKRTTLPSCATCVPCNDEYNVQSICVIQEHADAFIRELAKSHLTYNPLSASSKL encoded by the coding sequence ATGAGTGTTGTAGTGATCAGCAAGTCCCCGCCCGTGCTCATCACGCCATCGGAGGCAATAGTCACCGGTGAGCACATCAATCTCTCATCCTACGACGAGATGTTTGGTGGCAGATCAGTTACAGTGTTCTTCATTTTCGAGTCTCCAATTCAAGATCCGATGGGGACCATTAAAAGGGGATTGTCACAAACACTTGTCCATTACTACCCTATCGCTGGCCGCCTTGCCGCTGGCGACACAGCCGGCGAATTCGTCATCAAATGCACCGGCGAGGGGGTCTCCTTTGTTGCCGCCTCTGCCAACTGCGCCATCAAGGACGTCCCAGAGTTCTGTGACTCTTCGCTGCAAGAAGAGCTCGCCATCTTCCATGCGGCCGAGGGTTTCAGCAACACTGAACCACTAGTGTTGATGCAGGTGACCGTGTTCACTTGTGGCGGGTTCGTCATGGGGGTGACGTGGAACCATGCCGTCGGCGATGGTACCGGGATGGCGCAGTTTATGCAGGCCATCGGAGAGTTGGCCCGTGGGCTGCCGTCGCCGTCCGTCATCCCGGTGAGGTCCAAGAATTCGCTCGTTTTGGACTTGCCTCCATTTTCCACAAACTTTGTTCAATTTTTGGGCATGCTCCAGCCGTCCCCAATGGTGTTCCTCGACATTACTGTCCCATCAAGCTTGGTCAACCGCATCAAAAGCACGTACACCATGAATTACCACCGGCCATGCACTGTGTTCGAGGCAGTTGCCGCGGTCCTGTGGCAGTGCCGAACCCGTGCAATCAtgtccgacccgtcggccctcgccgtgCTTACCTTCCCAGCAAATGCGCGAAAGCACGCGGTTGCCAGGGAGGGCTTCTACGGCAACTGCGTCACCGCGCAGCTGGTGACGGCGACCAGTGGCGCCGTGGCGAACGGCGACCTCATGGAGCTAGTGAAGATGATCCAGCATGCCAAGGATCGGGTGCCCGGCCAGTCGAAGATCGACGAGCTGCGGCAGTTGGATGGGTACAATCTTTTCTTCATGTCGTGCTGGCGAAACCTTGGCATGGAGGCGATTGACTTTGGTTTTGGGCCGCCGGCGAGATTGATGGAGTACACCAAGAAAAGGACGACGCTGCCAAGCTGCGCAACGTGCGTCCCTTGCAATGACGAGTACAACGTGCAGTCCATCTGTGTC